In a genomic window of Shouchella clausii:
- the yajC gene encoding preprotein translocase subunit YajC: MELLVSMLPFIAIIVLFYFLLIRPQQKQQKRVREMHANLQRGDKIITIGGLHGVIDSIDESVVVLLVNDNRKLTYDRTAIREVVQSD; encoded by the coding sequence ATGGAATTACTTGTCAGTATGCTTCCATTTATCGCGATTATCGTGCTGTTTTATTTTTTGCTGATCCGTCCTCAGCAAAAGCAACAAAAACGTGTGCGTGAAATGCACGCAAATTTACAGCGCGGCGATAAAATCATTACAATCGGCGGGTTGCACGGTGTCATTGACTCGATTGACGAGTCTGTTGTGGTATTGTTGGTGAACGACAACCGCAAACTTACGTATGATCGTACCGCGATCCGCGAAGTGGTGCAATCAGACTAA
- a CDS encoding adenine phosphoribosyltransferase, with the protein MDYKQYITIVEDWPQEGIRFKDITTLMQNGTAYKRAVEELAAYAKEKQADVIVGPEARGFVVGCPIATELEIGFVPVRKKGKLPREVIEANYGLEYGKDCLTIHKDSIQPGQRVVITDDLLATGGTIEATAKMVEQLGGKVVGIAFLIELAYIGGRDKLKQYDLFSLMSYE; encoded by the coding sequence ATGGATTATAAACAATATATTACGATTGTCGAAGATTGGCCGCAAGAAGGCATACGCTTTAAAGACATTACGACGCTGATGCAAAACGGCACAGCCTACAAGCGCGCCGTTGAAGAACTTGCCGCTTACGCAAAAGAAAAACAAGCAGACGTCATTGTCGGCCCTGAAGCACGGGGCTTTGTAGTAGGTTGCCCAATCGCGACTGAACTTGAAATCGGCTTTGTCCCTGTCAGGAAAAAAGGCAAATTGCCTCGGGAAGTGATTGAAGCCAATTATGGTCTTGAATACGGAAAAGACTGCTTAACCATCCATAAAGATAGCATCCAGCCAGGCCAACGCGTCGTCATTACCGATGACCTTCTCGCAACAGGAGGAACGATTGAAGCAACGGCCAAAATGGTAGAGCAACTCGGTGGGAAAGTGGTCGGGATTGCCTTCCTGATTGAATTGGCTTATATAGGCGGCCGCGATAAACTAAAGCAGTATGACTTGTTTTCATTAATGTCTTACGAATAA
- the recJ gene encoding single-stranded-DNA-specific exonuclease RecJ, producing the protein MLQAKTRWRILEQNELLAQELADELRVSMLTARLLVRRGIQTVQAAKRFLHYEEPTFYDPFLLKGMEETIERIALAVKRNERILVFGDYDADGVSSTSVMLTALQTYGADCDYYIPNRFTEGYGPNCPALDFAKRQGYHLVITVDTGISALNEAAHAKDIGLDFIITDHHEPPPVLPEALAIINPKQPGCPYPFKELAGVGVAFKVAHALLGRLPEELLDYAVIGTIADLVPLVDENRLLAKKGLRAIESSGRPGIRALKEVCSIKQEAMDADHIGFAIGPRLNAAGRLDSANPAVELLLADEDEEAKALATEIDSLNKERQAIVSKMTEEAIRLVETTYGTKIPHAIVVAKEGWNPGVIGIVASRLVEQFYRPTIVMSIDESSGLAKGSARSIEGFDMYRELANNRDILPHFGGHPMAAGMTLKTNDIGDLRSRLIEQAKQTLTDDMLTPATDIDLVAEVEDVTVQVIGELQALAPFGVANRKPIVLVEDAHISDMRRIGSNQNHLKIQFAGAQKPLDGIAFRMGHLYEEITPHAKLSAIGTVSLNEWNGKVKPQLIIDDLAVLEWQLFDWRSIQPNRLNSRLLDLPREKLVAISFQEGTKERLGLDVPVYDYQQAPSFFEAYVVLLDLPSNRVELETLFSKKGKPSRVYVVFSEEEESFFQTNPNREQFKWYYGFIKKKQRFSLNQLGAKLEKHKGWSARTVEFMTTVFLELGFIKLDAGIVEAVENPEKKALTASPTYQAKQEKAWLENEFVFASYQQLKEWFQAAIEGSAETKEESILNGL; encoded by the coding sequence ATGTTGCAAGCAAAAACAAGATGGCGCATTTTAGAACAGAACGAGCTGTTGGCGCAAGAGCTCGCAGACGAGCTGCGTGTATCGATGTTAACGGCCCGTCTGCTTGTACGCCGGGGAATCCAAACAGTCCAGGCGGCCAAGCGCTTTTTACACTACGAAGAGCCGACGTTTTACGATCCCTTCTTGTTGAAAGGGATGGAAGAAACGATTGAACGAATCGCCCTCGCAGTCAAACGGAACGAACGCATTCTTGTTTTTGGTGACTATGATGCTGATGGTGTCAGTTCTACTTCCGTGATGCTAACAGCGTTACAAACGTATGGCGCCGACTGTGATTACTATATACCAAACCGTTTTACAGAAGGATACGGGCCCAATTGCCCAGCGCTTGACTTTGCAAAAAGGCAAGGTTATCACTTAGTGATAACAGTCGATACAGGCATTTCTGCTTTGAATGAAGCTGCTCATGCCAAAGACATCGGCCTGGATTTTATTATCACTGACCACCACGAGCCGCCGCCGGTTTTGCCAGAGGCATTGGCGATCATTAATCCTAAGCAGCCTGGTTGCCCGTATCCATTTAAAGAGCTTGCCGGTGTAGGCGTTGCCTTTAAAGTTGCACACGCTTTGCTCGGGCGCCTGCCTGAAGAGTTGCTCGATTATGCTGTGATCGGTACGATCGCCGATTTGGTCCCACTCGTCGATGAAAATCGGCTGTTGGCCAAAAAGGGGCTTCGCGCAATTGAATCAAGCGGCCGCCCTGGGATCCGTGCCTTAAAGGAAGTATGCAGCATAAAGCAGGAAGCAATGGACGCCGACCATATCGGCTTTGCGATTGGGCCTCGTCTAAATGCGGCAGGGCGGCTTGATTCTGCTAATCCAGCCGTTGAGCTGCTCCTAGCTGATGAAGATGAAGAAGCAAAAGCGCTAGCCACAGAAATCGATAGCCTCAATAAAGAACGGCAAGCAATTGTTAGCAAAATGACAGAAGAAGCGATTCGCCTTGTTGAAACAACTTATGGCACAAAGATCCCTCATGCCATCGTTGTAGCGAAGGAAGGCTGGAATCCAGGGGTCATCGGAATTGTTGCTTCTCGCCTTGTAGAACAGTTTTACCGTCCGACAATTGTCATGAGCATTGACGAATCTTCAGGACTTGCCAAAGGCTCGGCCAGAAGCATTGAAGGGTTTGACATGTACCGGGAATTAGCGAATAATCGGGACATACTCCCTCATTTTGGTGGACACCCGATGGCAGCAGGGATGACACTTAAAACAAACGACATTGGCGACTTACGTTCTCGTTTAATCGAGCAAGCCAAGCAGACACTTACTGACGACATGCTTACACCTGCCACGGATATAGACCTCGTTGCAGAGGTGGAGGATGTCACCGTTCAAGTGATTGGCGAGTTGCAGGCACTTGCTCCGTTTGGCGTTGCCAACCGTAAACCGATTGTACTTGTTGAGGATGCGCACATTTCCGATATGCGTCGGATTGGCAGCAACCAAAACCATTTGAAAATCCAGTTTGCTGGCGCCCAAAAGCCGCTTGACGGAATAGCTTTTAGAATGGGGCATCTGTATGAAGAGATCACGCCACATGCAAAGTTATCAGCAATCGGAACGGTATCGTTGAATGAATGGAACGGAAAAGTAAAACCACAGCTTATTATTGACGATCTCGCCGTATTGGAGTGGCAACTATTTGATTGGCGTAGCATCCAGCCAAACCGCTTAAACAGTCGGTTGCTTGACTTGCCTCGTGAAAAACTCGTCGCTATTTCCTTTCAAGAAGGGACAAAGGAAAGACTTGGGTTGGATGTACCGGTATATGATTACCAACAAGCGCCTTCCTTTTTTGAAGCTTATGTCGTATTGCTCGATTTGCCTAGCAACCGGGTTGAATTGGAAACTCTTTTTTCTAAGAAAGGGAAACCAAGCCGTGTTTATGTTGTGTTCTCGGAGGAGGAAGAATCGTTTTTTCAAACGAATCCAAACCGTGAGCAGTTCAAATGGTATTACGGATTTATTAAGAAAAAACAACGCTTTTCACTGAATCAACTCGGCGCTAAGCTTGAAAAGCACAAAGGCTGGTCAGCCCGCACGGTCGAATTTATGACCACTGTATTTTTAGAACTTGGTTTTATTAAGCTTGACGCCGGCATCGTTGAAGCCGTAGAAAACCCTGAAAAAAAAGCGTTGACTGCATCGCCGACTTACCAAGCCAAGCAGGAAAAAGCATGGCTTGAAAATGAATTTGTTTTTGCTTCTTATCAACAGTTAAAAGAATGGTTCCAGGCTGCCATCGAAGGGAGCGCTGAAACAAAAGAGGAGTCGATCCTAAATGGATTATAA
- the tgt gene encoding tRNA guanosine(34) transglycosylase Tgt: MTAAITYEHIKTCKQSGARLGRVHTPHGTIETPMFMPVGTLATVKTMSPEDLKAMDAQIILSNTYHLWLRPGEEIIKEAGGLHKFMNWDKPILTDSGGFQVFSLSDLRKITEEGVHFRNHLSGEKLFLSPEKAMQIQHVLGSDIMMAFDECPPYPADHSYMKASVERTSRWAERCLAEHERSGKDSVQGLFGIIQGGEYEDLRKQSANDLTALDFPGYAVGGLSVGEPKDVMNHVLEFTTPLMPEDKPRYLMGVGSPDSLIDGAIRGIDMFDCVLPTRIARNGTCMTSAGRLVVRNAKYARDFSPLDEKCDCHVCRTYSRAYIRHLIKCEETFGFRLTTYHNLYFLLNLMKQVRQAIMDDCLLDFREQFFEEYGFNQENARNF; the protein is encoded by the coding sequence GTGACAGCAGCAATCACCTATGAACACATAAAAACATGTAAGCAATCTGGCGCTCGGCTCGGTCGTGTCCATACGCCTCATGGCACGATTGAAACGCCGATGTTTATGCCGGTAGGTACGTTGGCGACTGTGAAAACGATGAGTCCAGAAGACTTAAAAGCCATGGATGCGCAAATTATTTTGAGCAACACCTACCACCTATGGCTTCGCCCTGGAGAAGAGATTATTAAGGAAGCTGGTGGCCTTCATAAGTTTATGAATTGGGATAAGCCGATCTTAACGGATTCTGGGGGTTTTCAAGTCTTTTCCCTTAGTGATTTACGCAAGATCACGGAAGAAGGTGTCCATTTCCGCAATCATTTGAGCGGTGAAAAGCTGTTTCTTTCGCCAGAGAAAGCGATGCAAATCCAACATGTGCTTGGATCGGACATTATGATGGCATTCGATGAATGCCCGCCTTACCCTGCTGATCATAGCTACATGAAAGCTTCGGTCGAACGGACAAGCCGCTGGGCAGAGCGGTGTCTTGCCGAACACGAGCGTTCAGGCAAAGATAGCGTTCAAGGGTTATTTGGCATCATTCAAGGCGGTGAATACGAAGATCTGCGCAAACAGAGTGCAAATGATTTGACAGCGCTTGATTTTCCAGGTTACGCTGTAGGTGGACTGTCTGTCGGAGAACCGAAAGATGTCATGAATCATGTGCTTGAGTTCACAACGCCATTGATGCCGGAAGATAAACCTAGGTATTTAATGGGAGTCGGCTCGCCAGATTCACTCATTGACGGGGCGATAAGGGGCATTGATATGTTTGACTGCGTCTTGCCGACCCGAATAGCGAGAAACGGTACTTGCATGACAAGTGCGGGAAGATTGGTTGTCCGTAATGCTAAGTACGCGCGTGATTTCAGTCCCCTCGATGAAAAGTGTGACTGCCATGTGTGCCGTACGTACTCGCGGGCGTATATTCGTCATCTCATTAAATGCGAAGAAACATTTGGGTTCCGTTTAACGACGTACCACAATCTTTATTTTCTTTTAAATTTAATGAAGCAAGTTCGCCAAGCGATTATGGATGACTGCCTTCTTGATTTTCGCGAGCAGTTTTTTGAGGAATACGGCTTTAACCAAGAAAACGCACGCAACTTCTAG
- a CDS encoding LapA family protein, which translates to MKAQTAFIIGIIAAIIIAVFAVLNVESVPVNLLVVKAQWPLILVILGSVLLGAIVAGMMSLMKVLQLNAEIKRLRTAKQANADQPHEGSRQKKEVKKQSH; encoded by the coding sequence ATGAAGGCACAGACTGCGTTTATTATCGGCATTATTGCCGCGATTATCATTGCTGTGTTTGCGGTGTTAAATGTGGAGAGTGTACCAGTTAATCTGTTAGTGGTAAAAGCACAGTGGCCATTGATTCTAGTCATTTTAGGGTCGGTGCTTCTAGGAGCGATTGTCGCAGGGATGATGTCGTTAATGAAAGTACTGCAATTAAATGCTGAAATAAAGCGGCTGCGTACAGCGAAACAGGCAAATGCAGACCAACCACATGAAGGCAGCCGTCAAAAAAAAGAAGTGAAAAAACAGAGTCATTGA
- a CDS encoding post-transcriptional regulator: MGMKQQFDGWREDVEPLLSIKREEFHELGYNRVTEDDLWNYAVDKLRRKKEFTPFYAFVDELLSIQPQGYMTWLTVHAYKEPIDWFKTFEQATAEK; the protein is encoded by the coding sequence ATGGGCATGAAACAGCAGTTTGATGGTTGGCGGGAAGACGTCGAGCCACTTCTTTCCATTAAACGGGAAGAGTTCCACGAACTTGGCTACAACCGGGTCACAGAAGATGATTTGTGGAATTATGCAGTGGACAAGCTTCGTCGTAAAAAAGAATTTACGCCTTTCTACGCATTTGTTGATGAACTTCTGTCGATTCAGCCCCAAGGGTACATGACATGGTTGACAGTCCATGCGTATAAGGAGCCGATTGACTGGTTCAAAACATTTGAGCAAGCAACAGCCGAAAAGTAA
- the queA gene encoding tRNA preQ1(34) S-adenosylmethionine ribosyltransferase-isomerase QueA, with protein sequence MDVNEFDFDLPEELIAQTPLATRTNSRLLVVDKKTKAISDRMFPDLIEELSPGDCLVLNDTKVMPARLLGEKVETKAVIELLLLKQLEGDCWETLVKPAKRVKVGTELSFGDGKLKAICTAVQPQGGRVFQFHYSGVFYELLEELGTMPLPPYIKERLEDADRYQTVYAKQIGSAAAPTAGLHFSEQLLSEIEAKGVKIVYITLHVGLGTFRPVSASSVEDHQMHAEYYQVTEEAARTLASARENGGNIIAVGTTSARTLETIYSDHGAFVAASGWTSIFIYPGYRYQAIDGLLTNFHLPKSTLVMLVSALIGKEALMDAYAHAIKKRYRFFSFGDAMFIQP encoded by the coding sequence ATGGACGTAAATGAATTTGATTTTGATTTACCTGAAGAATTGATTGCCCAAACACCTTTGGCGACACGGACCAATTCCCGTTTGCTTGTGGTTGACAAAAAAACAAAAGCGATAAGCGACCGAATGTTTCCTGATTTAATTGAAGAGCTTTCGCCGGGAGATTGCCTTGTCTTAAATGATACGAAAGTGATGCCTGCCCGCCTTTTAGGCGAAAAGGTGGAGACGAAAGCAGTCATCGAGCTGTTGCTTCTAAAACAGCTTGAAGGCGACTGTTGGGAAACGCTTGTAAAGCCAGCAAAGCGGGTAAAAGTAGGGACAGAGCTTAGCTTTGGCGACGGGAAGTTAAAAGCGATATGCACGGCAGTCCAACCCCAAGGGGGAAGGGTATTCCAATTCCACTACAGTGGTGTATTTTATGAATTGTTGGAGGAACTAGGGACGATGCCGTTGCCTCCTTATATTAAAGAACGGCTAGAAGATGCCGATCGTTACCAGACTGTGTATGCGAAACAGATTGGCTCGGCCGCTGCGCCGACGGCTGGCCTTCACTTTAGCGAACAATTGCTTTCGGAGATCGAAGCAAAAGGCGTAAAAATTGTTTATATTACCCTTCATGTCGGTTTGGGGACATTTCGCCCAGTGAGCGCTAGTTCTGTTGAAGACCACCAAATGCATGCCGAGTATTACCAGGTGACAGAAGAAGCGGCCCGCACGCTAGCGTCTGCCCGGGAGAATGGCGGCAACATTATCGCAGTTGGCACAACCTCAGCAAGAACGCTTGAAACGATATATAGCGATCATGGCGCCTTTGTAGCGGCATCTGGCTGGACGTCGATCTTTATTTATCCTGGCTATAGATACCAGGCAATTGACGGCTTGCTGACGAATTTCCATTTGCCAAAATCAACGCTTGTTATGCTTGTTAGCGCATTGATAGGCAAAGAAGCATTAATGGATGCCTATGCACACGCCATAAAAAAACGCTACCGATTTTTTAGCTTCGGCGACGCAATGTTTATACAACCGTAA
- the secD gene encoding protein translocase subunit SecD: MVKKGKIVLFFLIIALFASGIAYFAKPVVNDVSLGLDLQGGFEVLYEVEPMNEGDEINQDSLLATTTALNERVNTIGVSEPNIQIEGENRIRVQLAGVEDQETARDILATGAELTIRDVDDNVLLDGSDLTQNGASASVHPEKNQPIVTLTLNDADKFGEITREISERPLGENLLVIWLDFEEGDSFAEESKKQDPKYMSAASVNAPLHTRDVMIEGNFTTEETRFLAEILNAGALPVELNEIYSTSVGASLGEKAMNQTIFAGSLGVGLIFLYMVVYYRFPGIIAVITLSIYTFLVLVVFNAMNAVLTLPGIAALVLGVGMAVDANIITYERIKEEIKSGKSILSAFKVGSRRSFATIFDANITTLIAAGVMFYFGTSSVQGFAVMLIISILVSFLTAVYGSRVLLGLWVNSKFLNKRPGWFGVKRGEIDEL; this comes from the coding sequence ATGGTTAAAAAAGGCAAAATTGTGCTTTTCTTTCTCATTATTGCGTTGTTTGCTTCTGGAATTGCCTATTTTGCAAAGCCTGTTGTAAACGACGTCAGCCTTGGGCTTGACTTGCAAGGCGGCTTTGAAGTGCTCTACGAAGTGGAGCCAATGAATGAGGGCGATGAAATTAATCAGGATTCGCTTTTAGCAACAACGACTGCATTGAATGAAAGGGTAAATACAATTGGCGTTTCAGAACCGAACATCCAAATTGAAGGAGAAAATCGCATCCGTGTCCAGTTAGCTGGCGTTGAAGACCAAGAAACAGCACGTGACATTTTAGCGACTGGCGCAGAATTGACGATCCGTGACGTCGATGACAACGTGCTACTTGATGGCAGCGATTTAACCCAAAATGGCGCCAGCGCATCGGTACATCCAGAAAAAAATCAGCCGATTGTGACGTTGACGCTAAATGATGCAGACAAATTTGGCGAAATCACACGTGAAATTTCTGAACGTCCACTAGGAGAGAATTTGCTCGTCATCTGGCTTGACTTTGAGGAAGGCGACAGCTTTGCAGAAGAATCAAAAAAACAAGACCCTAAATACATGTCAGCAGCGTCCGTTAATGCCCCTTTACATACACGAGACGTGATGATTGAAGGGAACTTTACAACTGAGGAAACACGCTTTCTTGCTGAAATATTAAATGCAGGCGCTTTGCCTGTTGAGTTAAATGAAATCTACTCTACATCTGTCGGTGCATCGCTAGGGGAAAAAGCGATGAACCAAACGATTTTTGCTGGCTCCCTTGGGGTTGGGCTGATCTTTTTGTATATGGTTGTTTACTATCGCTTTCCAGGAATCATCGCTGTCATAACACTAAGCATTTATACATTTTTGGTGCTTGTCGTCTTTAATGCCATGAATGCTGTGTTAACTTTGCCAGGCATTGCCGCGCTCGTGCTTGGGGTGGGCATGGCTGTCGATGCGAATATCATTACTTATGAACGGATTAAGGAAGAGATTAAATCAGGGAAATCGATTTTATCTGCCTTTAAAGTCGGCAGCAGACGCTCGTTTGCAACGATTTTTGATGCCAATATTACGACGTTGATTGCGGCTGGCGTCATGTTTTATTTTGGGACGAGCTCTGTGCAAGGCTTTGCAGTCATGCTCATTATTAGCATTCTTGTCAGCTTTTTAACGGCTGTCTATGGTTCCAGGGTGTTGCTAGGCCTCTGGGTAAACAGCAAATTTTTAAATAAACGGCCTGGCTGGTTTGGCGTGAAAAGAGGTGAAATTGATGAGCTTTAA
- a CDS encoding YetF domain-containing protein yields the protein MDAMIVRAAATYAALVLMKQYKKETTQTQQGPFELALALFAGEAVAAFWPLWVLFPLFLLLIAAMLKRKKGESGKLQHTSKSPTAAPPLQKERPALAMPLPLIIDGMIQHDHLRELRQTELWLRQQLRKLGYRDIKKIAYCSLKGKESFFIDSF from the coding sequence ATGGATGCCATGATTGTGCGCGCTGCAGCTACTTACGCGGCACTTGTGCTGATGAAGCAATACAAAAAAGAAACAACGCAAACACAGCAAGGCCCTTTCGAATTGGCACTCGCCTTGTTTGCTGGTGAAGCGGTTGCTGCATTTTGGCCGTTATGGGTGCTTTTTCCGCTCTTTCTGCTGTTAATAGCAGCCATGTTGAAACGAAAGAAAGGCGAGTCGGGCAAACTACAGCACACAAGCAAGTCCCCTACAGCAGCGCCTCCTCTACAGAAAGAACGACCAGCATTGGCCATGCCTTTACCATTAATCATTGATGGGATGATCCAGCATGACCATTTGCGAGAACTGCGCCAAACAGAGCTATGGCTTCGCCAGCAATTGCGCAAACTTGGCTACCGCGATATTAAAAAAATTGCTTATTGCTCGCTTAAAGGCAAGGAATCGTTTTTTATCGACTCTTTTTAA
- the spoVB gene encoding stage V sporulation protein B yields MNKQTFLKGTFILIAAGFITKLLGFINRIVMARMIGAEGVGLYMMAVPTMLLLLTLTQLGLPVAIAKLVAEAEAKGEVGKTKKILAVALAITGSLSIVFTTAILALAPLVAQTLLTDARALYPLLAVAPIVPIIAVSSVLRGYFQGRQNMKPTAYSQVLEQVVRISLIAVFTAAFMPYGLEYAAAGAMISAGCGELASLLYMLYLFKSHKPFRLRRQFFATVKSGRKTASQLLAIALPTTGSRLIGTVALFFEPIVVAQSLALAGVATIVATEQYGLLVGYVMPLLTLPTFITYSLSVSLLPSLSEAAANRQKVLIHHRLEQALRMGLLSGGICVVVLYVFASELTVLMYNAPHAASLLQVMAPFALFLYLQGPLAAALQALDYAKASMVNSFIGAIVKTLAIFALASSPSFGIMGAALAIVTGFVLVTLLHIATLAKTTGFVIHAVPMLKLALLIVVTGYAGMQIDTYLFNGLPYAAKALVSIAITCMIYVFGILAFKLLSKEELKRLPFIKKFM; encoded by the coding sequence ATGAACAAGCAAACCTTTCTAAAAGGCACTTTTATTTTAATTGCAGCAGGCTTTATCACAAAGTTACTTGGTTTCATTAACAGAATTGTCATGGCAAGAATGATTGGTGCTGAAGGCGTAGGCCTTTATATGATGGCAGTGCCGACGATGTTGCTGCTCTTAACGTTAACACAACTTGGCCTTCCAGTGGCGATTGCAAAGCTCGTTGCAGAAGCAGAAGCAAAAGGCGAAGTCGGCAAAACGAAGAAAATTCTCGCTGTTGCCCTTGCCATAACAGGTTCCTTGAGCATTGTTTTCACAACGGCAATTCTCGCGCTCGCTCCACTCGTTGCCCAAACGTTATTGACGGACGCCCGTGCCTTGTATCCGCTCTTGGCCGTAGCGCCAATTGTGCCGATTATTGCTGTTTCTTCTGTGTTGCGCGGCTATTTCCAAGGGCGCCAAAACATGAAGCCAACTGCATATTCCCAAGTACTTGAACAAGTTGTACGCATTAGTTTAATTGCTGTCTTTACAGCTGCCTTTATGCCTTACGGACTGGAGTATGCCGCCGCTGGAGCGATGATTTCTGCTGGTTGTGGGGAACTTGCTTCCCTCTTGTATATGCTGTATTTGTTTAAATCACACAAACCGTTCCGACTTCGCCGCCAGTTTTTTGCGACTGTGAAATCGGGCCGGAAAACAGCTTCCCAGCTCCTTGCCATTGCCTTACCTACCACAGGCAGCCGTCTAATTGGTACAGTCGCGTTGTTTTTCGAACCGATTGTCGTTGCCCAGAGCCTCGCTTTGGCTGGAGTAGCGACGATTGTCGCCACGGAGCAGTACGGCTTGCTTGTCGGCTATGTCATGCCGCTGCTCACATTACCGACCTTTATTACGTATTCCCTTTCCGTTTCGCTATTGCCGAGTTTAAGTGAAGCAGCAGCAAATAGACAAAAAGTCCTTATTCACCACCGTTTAGAACAAGCTTTACGAATGGGGCTTTTGTCAGGAGGCATTTGCGTTGTCGTTCTTTATGTATTCGCTAGTGAATTGACAGTGCTCATGTACAACGCGCCACACGCAGCCTCGCTATTGCAAGTAATGGCACCGTTTGCTCTCTTTTTGTACTTGCAAGGCCCCCTTGCTGCTGCTCTGCAAGCATTGGATTACGCCAAAGCTTCCATGGTTAATAGTTTTATTGGCGCCATCGTTAAAACGCTTGCGATTTTCGCTTTAGCTTCTAGTCCGAGCTTTGGCATAATGGGAGCAGCTTTGGCTATTGTAACTGGTTTTGTACTCGTAACATTGCTCCACATCGCTACACTCGCCAAGACGACAGGATTTGTGATCCACGCTGTGCCAATGTTGAAACTAGCGCTGCTCATCGTCGTAACTGGCTATGCAGGCATGCAAATAGACACCTATTTATTCAACGGATTGCCTTACGCAGCAAAAGCGCTCGTAAGCATCGCCATAACTTGCATGATCTATGTATTTGGCATTCTTGCCTTTAAGCTCCTTAGCAAAGAGGAACTAAAACGCCTTCCATTCATCAAAAAGTTTATGTAA
- the secF gene encoding protein translocase subunit SecF translates to MSFNPEKWNVDLTKHRKRFFIGSGLSIVLGIVLLLTFGLNLGVDFESGSNVEIQADQTLTQEQLLDDFAAINESYTPNITLGGEQSQSATARFTVELSKDEITTIQTYFQDKYGHSPNVSTVSPLVGQELARNAILSVLIASIGIVIYIGLRFHYLYGVSAVIGLLHDAFIIIALFSLFQVEINVPFIAAVLTVVGYSINDTIVTFDRMRENINKEKEINSFEHLAQIVNKSLLQVLTRSINTVLTVLFAAVALLIFGGEAIRSFSLALVIGLIAGTYSSMFLCAQMWLVWEWKRQKKLKNKPKKTEEEYI, encoded by the coding sequence ATGAGCTTTAATCCGGAAAAGTGGAATGTCGATTTGACAAAACACCGAAAACGTTTTTTTATCGGCTCGGGCTTGTCAATAGTCCTTGGAATTGTGTTGTTGCTGACATTTGGTTTAAATTTAGGCGTTGATTTTGAAAGTGGTTCAAATGTGGAAATCCAAGCGGATCAGACATTGACGCAAGAACAATTACTGGACGACTTTGCAGCAATCAATGAATCGTACACGCCGAATATTACACTTGGAGGCGAGCAAAGCCAAAGTGCGACTGCCCGGTTTACAGTCGAACTTTCCAAAGATGAAATTACCACGATCCAGACGTATTTCCAAGACAAATACGGGCATTCGCCTAACGTCAGTACAGTGTCGCCCCTTGTCGGCCAGGAACTCGCTCGCAATGCGATTTTGTCTGTATTGATCGCTTCGATCGGAATCGTTATTTACATCGGTCTCCGCTTTCACTACCTTTATGGCGTTTCAGCGGTTATTGGCTTGCTCCACGATGCCTTTATCATTATTGCGTTGTTTAGCTTGTTCCAAGTTGAAATTAATGTTCCTTTTATAGCAGCAGTGCTCACTGTTGTCGGATACTCAATCAATGACACCATTGTTACGTTTGACCGCATGCGGGAAAATATTAACAAGGAGAAGGAAATTAACAGCTTTGAGCACTTGGCGCAAATTGTAAACAAAAGCTTGCTGCAAGTGTTAACACGCTCGATCAATACGGTATTGACCGTACTATTTGCCGCTGTGGCATTGCTGATATTCGGCGGCGAAGCGATCCGCTCGTTTTCATTGGCTTTAGTCATTGGTTTGATTGCAGGTACTTATTCTTCGATGTTCCTTTGTGCGCAAATGTGGCTTGTCTGGGAATGGAAACGGCAAAAGAAACTAAAAAACAAACCAAAGAAAACGGAAGAAGAGTACATTTGA
- a CDS encoding TIGR04086 family membrane protein — protein sequence MESRRFFPAVCIGTFVSISIAVAFSILMATLLYLTSLTEQSVRWVMVGCGFLALFVGGFFSGAKAKNKGWLAGAFTALLFVGIMLAISYLGYNESITSSQLLLFAGYCAIASLGGVFGVNFSGGNS from the coding sequence ATGGAAAGCAGACGTTTTTTTCCGGCGGTATGTATTGGCACATTCGTGAGCATCAGCATTGCCGTCGCATTCAGTATACTCATGGCTACATTGCTTTATTTGACTTCACTGACTGAACAGTCTGTTCGTTGGGTAATGGTAGGCTGCGGTTTTTTAGCCTTGTTTGTAGGTGGCTTTTTTTCAGGAGCTAAAGCAAAAAACAAAGGCTGGTTAGCCGGTGCGTTTACAGCACTCTTGTTTGTCGGCATTATGCTGGCAATCAGTTACTTAGGCTATAATGAATCCATCACCTCCAGCCAGCTGCTTCTCTTTGCAGGCTATTGTGCGATTGCTTCTTTAGGTGGTGTTTTTGGTGTCAATTTTTCAGGTGGGAATTCATAA